From one Dryobates pubescens isolate bDryPub1 chromosome 2, bDryPub1.pri, whole genome shotgun sequence genomic stretch:
- the LOC128897925 gene encoding UDP-glucuronosyltransferase 1A1-like — MTLRLCCACIFLLLLPGLSDGGKLLVVPTLGSHWLSMQKVVEKLAERGHEVVVLIPEVSWHMKVTQAYTVKTYPATLKQEELEDNFSEYVATHLKDLSFPMNALAIYKKSVHVFKMFFTQCRDLFNSKETLQYLNQSSFDAVLTDPILMCGATVAKYLSLPSVFFMRGFPCSLHYEAPQCPNPLSYIPRLFSFNSDHMTFLQRVENALIALMELVYCNGLYNDIVQLSSEVLQRDVSVLDLINSASIWLLRFDFVFEYVRPVMPNMVFVGGINCVQQKPLSKPHLLMTPEVFEGWHGADELSGSSEQPDATSASVCYAFAEDAERLKAEEN, encoded by the exons ATGACTTTGAGGCTTTGCTGTGCCtgcatttttctcctcctccttcctggcCTCTCAGATGGAGGGAAACTCCTGGTGGTGCCTACGCTAGGAAGCCACTGGCTTAGCATGCAGAAAGTGGTTGAAAAGCTCGCCGAGAGAGGACATGAGGTGGTGGTGCTTATTCCAGAAGTAAGCTGGCACATGAAAGTGACCCAGGCTTACACTGTGAAAACATACCCAGCAACTCTGAAACAAGAAGAACTGGAAGATAACTTTAGTGAGTATGTTGCCACTCACCTGAAGGATCTGTCTTTCCCAATGAATGCTCTAGCGATATACAAAAAGTCTGTGCATGTTTTCAAGATGTTCTTTACTCAGTGCAGGGACCTCTTCAACAGCAAGGAGACCCTGCAGTACTTGAACCAAAGCAGCTTTGATGCTGTTCTAACAGATCCCATCTTAATGTGTGGAGCAACAGTTGCTAAGTATCTTTCTCTTCCATCTGTGTTCTTCATGAGAGGATTTCCCTGCAGCTTACACTATGAAGCACCACAGTGCCCAAACCCTCTCTCCTACATCCCAAGGCTATTTTCCTTCAACTCAGACCACATGACGTTTTTACAGAGAGTTGAAAATGCACTGATTGCCCTCATGGAACTTGTGTACTGTAATGGTTTATATAATGACATAGTACAGCTTTCctcagaagttcttcagagagatgtATCTGTGTTGGACCTCATAAACTCTGCTTCCATTTGGCTTCTGAGATTTGACTTTGTGTTTGAGTATGTGAGGCCAGTGATGCCCAATATGGTGTTTGTTGGAGGTATAAACTGTGTTCAGCAGAAACCACTGTCTAAG CCTCATCTTCTAATGACTCCAGAAGTATTTGAAGGCTGGCATG GTGCTGATGAACTCAGTGGCAGTTCAGAGCAGCCTGATGCCACTTCAGCATCTGTTTGTTATGCTTTTGCAGAGGATGCTGAGCGCCTTAAAGCTGAGGAAAATTAA